The DNA sequence TGTAAATataacaaacacatatacacatactgtacatatacattcactgtacaaacatacatatacacatactgtacatatacactcactgtacaaacacatatacacatactgtacatatacactaccgttcaaaagtttggggtcacccaaacaattttgtggaatagccttcatttctaagaacaggaatagactgtcgagtttcagatgaaagttctctttttctggccattttgagcgtttaattgaccccacaaatgtgatgctccagaaactcaatctgctcaaaggaaggtcagttttgtagcttctgtaacaagctaaactgttttcagatgtgtgaacatgattgcaaaagggttttataatcatcaattagccttctgagccaatgagcaaacacattgtaccattagaacactggagtgatagttgctggaaatgggcctctatacacctatgtagatattgcaccaaaaaccagacatttgcagctagaatagtcatttaccacattagcaatgtatagagtgtatttctttaaagttaagactagtttaaagttatcttcattgaaaagtacagtgcttttccttcaaaaataaggacatttcaatgtgaccccaaacttctgaacggtagtgtatattaatgttgttgtcctagggtaaactgggtataacacatggcacactgacaaagcttaacctattattactataacaatctacaaggttaatgtaggttgcttctctttcttcccctccatttttctgcattctttcatatctcaagttatcattacgtatatgtattgttgcatttgaacaactgtattgttgataataaaggtaaagtattggtattgttcattatcaatagcgctatttctattggtatttgtattgctccatttgtagtgtaataatgctcattgtcatttctgtattttttttcgctaactgcttttttgctattacttttaccatcatatttgtacatgtcgtatttgctgatgttgctttattgttgtgtttgctgttgttgtttttgtctctctgtctaatccccctcttgtccccacaattcccccctctgtcttcctttttttctctttctatcccctcctgctcctgctccggctgcaccaaatgataatataaatacatttaataaagtcaaatacaaatgaggcaacaagagaaatatcctacacttctcttttgtaaagtcaatctgaacagccgatatgggcttctacatctactatatgatttgcctgagaagctggacaggacaaaaaaaaaaaaaggatgcaaAAATATCACCCATTTTAAAAATTATTCTGTTCATGAATAcatcatttttcattttcatttatttatttatttcaggcaatgacaaaaacgtacaagttgacaaaacataataatataaattaatatagtgcattattgtccagttttgcctgaaagggagtgggaagaagataacttatttaatcccacccccagttctccattcagtgattattcacatgagtttcactctcactttgttcaaggattataatacagatgttgtatcatagtggcattaccacaggtaacaataattattacactgtaacaatcatttgtatcaacaatgtaggaataatgaatataccaacaatggtaatagacatcatagcaataatggtaatagacaacatagcaataatggtaaggaaacattgagcacatgttacactttgagacagagtacagcagcaggtcaaattaaagaccctcatctctatatttgaaccagaccccatgtttgtataatagtttaaatcgattgatagtttggcattgcttgtgttgtaagtccagtttgttccatagttttactccgcatacagacacaccaaaacgtttacgagtggtttgagctctcggcaataagaaatatccaaagcctctcaagttatgagcttgcactcgtcttataaaaaaacgttgtagattaggtggcaataattagtttaaagctttatataagattaataatgtattatatttaacaaggtcatcaaatttgagcaactttgattgcataaacagattatgagtatgttctaaataaccaacgttgtgaatgatccgcactgctcttttctgtaatatgatcagaggatgaattgtgttgtggtaagtattcccccatacttcaacacagtatgtaaggtatgggagtaccaaggtgcagtatagagtacggagtgcattttcattgaggtatagttttgctttgtttataattgagaggcttttggagatttttgttttaatgtgtctgacatgaggtttccatgatagtttactatcaattattactcccaaaaatgtattctcatttacgatttcaatttgggttccatcaatacttattttctgttcagacgttatgttgcgatttccaaacattactatcttagttttatttatattcaaagataatttatttgtgtccatccatttttttttactatgtttagttctgtgtttactgtatttatgagctcattatagtcatcactactgtagaataaatttgtgtcgtctgcaaaaaatataaatttcagtattttggatgtattaaacatatcattaatatatacattaaacagttttggccccaacacggacccttgggggacaccacaagcaatgccaagagtatcagataaaaattgacacattttaacaaactgtaccctctcTGTTAaaaaactttttaaccagtcaccagccagccccctaattccatatcttcccattttatctagtagaattgaatgattaatggtatcaaatgctttctttaggtcaataaaaataccaactgcatatcttttatgctccagtgcattagtaatttcctcaatagcttcagttattgccattgaagttgttcttttggacctaaagccatactgaccgtcattgattatatgatgcttctcaagaaaagattcaagtcgagagttaaatagtttctctaagatttttgagaactgaggcaaaagagagattggtctgtaattggtgaaaccgtgtttgctgtcacttttgaagagcggagttgcCTTAGCGATTtccatttgacttggaaagcagccagtctggaatgataaattacatatataagttaatggttttacaatattcaggataaccttttgaaccaatatcatgttgatatcatggcagtcagtggagcacttacttttacacttccgcacaatgtttgtcacttcctgctcatttgtagctgagaggaagaatgacgaagaattctgttcaatagttgattttgtaactccattgtctgggatatcaacagccaatttaggaccaacatttacaaaaaaactattgaacttattcactacattactcatattataatcttcaccgttttcatcaataaagtaatcaggatatgtcaacttggaatatccttgttttattagactattcaaaacatcccaagttccttttatattatttttgttttcatatagttttttttgataatataaccgtttgcttgttcttataatatcagttaatttatttttgtacttcttgtatcgttgttcgacttcttttgtttttattttgatgaaaagtttgtagagattgtttttatttttacaggcattaattatcccttttgtgatccaagggctattttttttttccttttataaaatattcttttacggggcaatgtttattatgcagggaagtaaagatgtctaaaaaattacaataagcactgtccacattaggttctctgtatactgaagtccaatcctgaactgctaaactattgtttagggcacagattgtttcctcagttgttattcgtttagagatttttgccatagtgtctttggttttcttgagatgacagtcatataaagtaaaaacaggtaaatggtcagtgatgtcacatataaataggccactggtgacttgatttcccataatgtttgtaaaaatgttgtcaatgattgtggcactatgtgttgttattctgcttggtttggttatggttggctatagagacaagctgtacattgtgtcaatgaagtcatcaacatgtttttgcttggttgagtttaacaaatcaatgttaaaatcaccacagataaatatgtttttttggttcacagaggaaaatagtttacccatccactcattgaaagtttctatgcttgaaccaggtgcccggtatacacagctcatgaagatatttgtctttttgtcatttaggatttccactgttaaacattcaaataatccatcgactgctatggtcatgtttgttaaaactttaaatgtaacagatttatgaatgtacaatgcgacccctcctcctattttatttattctgtttatgtatgttaattcatattcattcagactaaaatcaatacctttatcattgtTGAACTAGGTTTCAGTGATTGTaacaatggtaaatggatgactaaattatttcaagtaatccttgatagcctcaaagttagtgtacatgcttcgactattgaaatgtattatagatagactatcttctgattttacactgttttcatattgttcgcgggtaaaataattacagtttttaacaatcgcagagaaaaaattattatcagggtctatgtccatatcagtctctgttgtggtgtgctcttgatactcacacatgtccagttctttttgttgatgttggaggatcttctgtaacatgtccatattaatacttggtgtggtctgtgttcttggtgtgggtagcattgagatgatgtaaaagtcacaagctacattgataccaagtactgcatcaatgtcaatacttatcaagatcttctattttccttatcaccaagatttttgcttcctccggcgtcccatttagtttgatgaagatcttacagttcgttacccaggtttgttgaatcttgctttgccttttaagttgtcgtgcgacccttgcgatgtcagcatttttcttggtcaagtgttcattgatgaaaacatctgttcctttgagtttgcgtccttgccttaatagtgcgatcttcttctttctgcttgcgaatctcatgatgacagcgggtggtctctggttcctcatgggcagtgggtgacaagcctcgatgtgctccaggtccatctcaatccccctgctttggagataggaggccacctgctgctccaccgactgtgcctcctgcacgctgggctccccGCTGTCCGCGGCCACCGCACGCGCCTAATTGCGTGGCTTGATCTTGATcccggtgatgaccacatcattcatgcgggagtattgctccagctcgtccactcgctgctccaggtccacaatgcgccagtctttttccacgttctggaggcgtagttgtttcacctcctccagcAGGCCCAAAAGCTGCTCCTGGTGCTCCCTCACCGCAGTCACATCGCCGCACAGGGAAAGGAGTGTGAGCCTCATCTCTTCGAACTCCTCCGATGTGGGGCTTTTCCTCGGTGCAGGCATCACGGTCTATCTGCCGACTCATCCAGCAACAGAAGGAAAAATCCACCTCCGTATCTCAGGCCGGTAATGCTAGCCGGCTCCGGTGTGCTAGCTcgcagcaccgatcgacacaaagctacaaagtgtcacggcacagtgacacagcgaagccaaaaaagcacaaaaagtacaaaaaagtacaaaaagttgtactagCTTTGCACAAGGTAATTGCCAAACTCGACAGCCCCACTTCGAAAACAGCCAGACGCGCGCAAACTCCAAACGTCTTCACGACAGGCGCATGTACGTCTGTGCGAGTGTAACAGGAGCCAATCAACTTTAAGAATAGTGCTGGCGATGCAGTGAGACTGCCCAGCTCAGTAGTCAGCACGCTGACCTGTCACACCAGGGTTCGCGCCCCGCTTGAAGCAGTAGGAAAAATCAACGCAATCAAGAAAGACAGTACACAATCGCTACACAATGCTGAACCGTCTGTGATTGAACACCAATTCCACCGACAAAATCGGGGGCCCCTAAATGGGTGAGGCCCCCGGGCTTCAGCTAATGTGAGCCCGTACATTAATGCGGTTTTGTGTGTAGGACGAGTGCGATCGTGTGACTGTCAGGGTCTGTATCAAGTCCTTATGTttaattggtgaaacagagtgatGTGATTGTGCCCGCTGGAAGATGTCTCTCTAACAAGCCAAAATAAAACGTATTGGCAATATGATGAGTTAAATAATTGTAGCGATCGGAATTAAAtccaatgtaacggagtaaaagtagtgtttcttctgtACAAATATTTGTTCAGAAGAAACACTACTAAGAGTAAAAAAGTATGTGTATTGTTTTTTGCTACGGCTGAGGCCTCAAGCCAGATCATCATTGTAAATGAGAAGCTGTTCACAATTGATCTTTTCTGGCAAAATAAAGGTAAAacgaataaaatatatatgtctCTTCCAGACGAAGTTAAACCCAGCCCCCCGATACCTGATAAGGCTGTGTCTTTTTTGTAGAACACTTGATTGATATCGTCGAGATTCTCCCAACTGTCGTGGTTTTCTGGCAGGCCCTTTAGCTTCAGCTCTGCTAACCTGGAAAACACAAACACCTGCTGAATGATGACACGCTAACAACCAatctgtacagtgtttacttatgtgtgaagATGCAATTTATCCAAAACGAGACTGAGGACAGAAAGAAGGTCTTGCAGCAAAGTGAAGGACGTGGtgcagctagcattagcatgtttTATTTTGGTCCTTTACTAGTCTTGTAAATCTGCCCCACCCATGAACAACCAGCATAGATATCGTACATTACATATCTTACCCAATGGCTGCCGTGAAGGCAAACTGTGTAGTTTTGGTGAAGGAGAACTGGACCTCATCCGGCAGGGTAAGGGGACCATCTGCCTTAATGCTGTATGGCAGGCCTGGGTGATACATGTCCCAGCTGTTGGGGAGAGGGCATGAAGGTTAATTTAGCCGTCTGTAGTACgtttataaatgtaaaaaataaaattaattctcACCTATAGTCTTTACTCCGCTGGCTCAGCTCCTGCTCCCGTGCGTACTGACCAAGAGGGTTGTTTTCTTCAAAGATCCTCAGAGCtttcaaaagaaaaacacattattAAAGTGAACCTATTGGAACTTTCCTCTTTTCTGGCTAGTAAACGTTGTTACAATtttggatacttgtgttaaacaattTTCCAACGTGTCATATCATCATCATTTTGGCATGAGCTTCCACAGATTTTTGGTTGGGCTGGTCGAGGGTTTCAATCACAATCCAAAGGGAATGCCTCCACTATGCAGGTtttctttattgttttttttttttaccttgaaataatGTAACTGATTTTTTGGCGTTTAAATTTTATGAACTGAATTTtattacaaaccccatttccatatgagttgggaaattgtgttggatgtaaatataaacggaatacaaagatttgcaaatccttttcaacccatattcaattgaatgcactacagagacaagatatttgatgttcaaacttataaactttttttttttttttttgcaaataataattaacatagaatttcatggctgcaacacgtgccaaagtagttgggaaagggcatgttcaccactgtgttacatggccgttccttttaacaacacccagtaaacgtttgggaactgaggagacacattttttaagcttttcaggtggaattctttcccattcttgcttgatgtacagcttaacccttgtgtggtgttcatattgttgttactcagccagtgtttgtgggtctgatggacccgttgcattttgtggcttttaatgcctcacaatcaaacacttttatgttaaaatactgaacagatgtttaccttatcccaaaaaacatctgtaatgaagtgcttcgagaggttggtaaaggaatatattgtctccagacttccccccacattcgacccatactagtttgcttatcgccctaagtgctccacagaggacgccatgtcctctgcactccacctgagcttagaacatctggaaggaaaggacacacacgtgcggatgtggtttctggacttcagctcggcattcaacaccatcatctcgcagcacttggtgagcaaactggccccccttggattcagtacccccctatgcaactggctgcttgacttcctcacagacagaccccaatctgtgagagtgggcaacaacacctccagtgccatctccctgagcaccggctccccccagggctgcgtcctgagtccgctgctgttcacgctgatgacccatgactgctgcgccaggtccactaccaaccacattgtgaagtatgcggacgacacaacagtagtgggcctcatccgtgacaacaacgacatggactacagggaggaggtgaaacatctggttgactggtgcagaaccaacaacatgGTCCTGAacatcgacaagaccaaggagatcatcgtcgacttcaggaagcaccacattctacagaggcactatagagagcctactgaccaacagcatctctgtctggactggagcctgcagtgcctcagactggaagtctcggcagagagtggtgaggacggtggaaaagatcaccagcactcctcttcctcctatccaggagtttgcaaaaagccgctgactgaccagggctcagaaaatctgcagagactcctcccaaccccaccaaggactgttttcactgctggactctagaaagaggttccgcagcctccgtagcagaacctttaggttctgcaacagcttcttccctcaggccgtaagactcttgaacgcatcataataatcccctcaattccccccaaaaatggattaactcactggaatataaagacaatataacatacatccataaacctggatgcatatgcaaaagtgcaatatatttatctgtacagtaatctatttatttatatctgcaccttattgctttttcatcctgcactaccatgagctaatgcaacacaattgcgttcttatctgtactgcaaagttcaaatttgaatgacaataaaaagtaagtgtaagtctaagtctaagacccacaaacgctggctgagtaacagcaatatgaacgttgcatggaaatttctctgccagtttctgcatcccacagggattcttattttgtgtttctgcacctgcggttcccacacaagattGCAACATCGTTTGTCAACACTGCCTGCGCTCATTTTCTCGCACTTCTGAccgtctgatgttctgtgtacctacactctgtcctcctcctgtctaggcctgctgtgtgtgtgtgtgtgtgtgtgtgtgtgtgtgtgtgtgtgtgtgtgtgtgtgtgtgtgtgtgtgtgagtgtgtgtttgtgggtgcgtgcgtgtggtacacagaacatcaatttccacacttctattagccccgggtccagtggacccgaacatcttatatgtaatagaaatgtataGAGGggatgtatggtgtgtgttcattaaatatgtattctgatatatgttcttcacagaaaatgagccaaagccagtgagcctcagtttaaaaattaaataattgtatcatttttcttttaataaaaatcgaaaacgggtcccacacacccgaacaccacacaagggttaagttgttcaacagtctgggtgtctccgttgtggtattttaggcttcataatgcgccacacattttcaatgggagacaggtctggactacaggcaggccagtctagtacccgcactcttttactatgaagccacgttgatgtaacacgtggcttggcattgtcttgctgaaataagcaggggcgtccatggtaacgttgcttgaatggcaacatatgttgctccaaaacctgtatgtaccttttcagcattaatggcttttcaactttgcgcctataacaatccggatggttcttttcctctttggtccggaggacacgacgtccacagtttcaaaaaataatttgaaatgtggactcgtcagaccgcagaacacttttccactttgtatcagtccatcttagatgagctcaggcccagcgaagcagacggcgtttctgggtgttgttgataaacggttttcaccttgcataggagagttttaacttgcacttacagatgtagcgaccaactgtagttactgacagtgggtttctgaagtcttcctgagcccatgtggtgatatcctttacacacttatgtcgcttgttgatgcagtacagcctgagggatcgaaggtcacgggcttagctgcttacgtgcagtgatttctccagattctctgaaccctttgatgatattacggaccgtagatggtgaaatacctaaattctttgcaatactgttcaacaatttgctcacgcatttgttgacaaagtggtgaccctcgccccatccttgtttgtgaatgactgagcatttcatggaagctgcttttatacccaatcatggcacccacctgttcccaatttgcctgttcacctgtgggatgttccaaataagtgtttgatgagcattcctcaactttatcagtatttattgccacctttcccaacttctttgtcacgtgttgctggcatcaaattctaaagttaatgattatttgcaacaaaaaaaatgtttatcagtttgaacatcaaatatgttgtctttgtagcatattcaactgaatatgggttgaaaatgatttgcaaatcattgtattccgtttatatttacatctaacacaatttcccaactcatatggaaacggggtttgtataatggtGTACACATTTAGACTCTTAGTAgttagtggaggagttcaagtaccttggagtcttgttcacgagtgatggaagagtggatcgtaagatcgacaggcggatcggtgcggcgtcttcagtaatgcaaacGCTGTATCGATACGTTgtgaagaaggaactgagccggaaggcaaagctctcaatttaacggtcgagctacgttcccatcctcagctatggtcatgagctttgggttatgaccgaaaggacaagatcacgggtacaagcggccgaaatcagtttcctccgccgggtggcggggctctctctgA is a window from the Entelurus aequoreus isolate RoL-2023_Sb linkage group LG26, RoL_Eaeq_v1.1, whole genome shotgun sequence genome containing:
- the LOC133643094 gene encoding hydroperoxide isomerase ALOXE3-like, with product MVVYEVTVYTGDRVHATTLNYIHIKLVGTEGESDRTWLMSLIIFRGSVSTYTVTCENSLGQLLLIELEKQKNFMVLSDAWFPDKVEIKSPEGDVYTFPVYCWISDTETHRYREGKALRIFEENNPLGQYAREQELSQRSKDYSWDMYHPGLPYSIKADGPLTLPDEVQFSFTKTTQFAFTAAIGLAELKLKGLPENHDSWENLDDINQVFYKKDTALSALCRSVLRASTPEPASITGLRYGGGFFLLLLDESADRP